In Colius striatus isolate bColStr4 chromosome 17, bColStr4.1.hap1, whole genome shotgun sequence, the following proteins share a genomic window:
- the VPS29 gene encoding vacuolar protein sorting-associated protein 29 isoform X2, translated as MFHPVFHFPPPPVCNQLLHSNQAGHRLVLVLGDLHIPHRCNSLPAKFKKLLVPGKIQHILCTGNLCTKDTYDYLKTLAGDVHVVRGDFDENLNYPEQKVVTVGQFKIGLIHGHQVIPWGDMASLALLQRQFDVDILISGHTHKFEAFEHENKFYINPGSATGAYHALENNIIPSFVLMDIQASTVVTYVYQLIGDDVKVERIEYKKS; from the exons ATGTTTCACCCTGTTTttcatttcccccccccccccgtctgCAATCAACTCCTTCATTCCAATCAGGCTGGGCACAGA TTGGTGTTAGTTTTAGGAGATCTTCACATTCCCCACCGATGCAACAGCCTGCCAGCCAAATTCAAAAAGCTCCTGGTTCCAGGAAAGATCCAACACATCCTCTGCACAGGAAACCTCTGCACCAAGGACACCTATGACTACCTCAAGACCCTGGCTGGGGACGTTCACGTTGTCAGAGGGGACTTTGATGAG aacCTGAATTATCCTGAACAGAAAGTTGTAACTGTTGGACAGTTCAAAATTGGGCTGATTCATGGCCATCAGGTTATTCCTTGGGGTGATATGGCCAGCCTGGCACTGCTACAAAGGCAGTTTGATGTGGACATCCTAATTTCGGGACATACACACAAATTTGAGGCATTTGAACATGAAAACAAGTTCTATATCAACCCAGGATCAGCTACAGGAGCCTATCATGCCTTAGAGAA caACATCATTCCTTCATTTGTGCTGATGGACATCCAGGCTTCTACAGTAGTTACATATGTCTATCAGCTAATTGGAGATGATGTGAAAGTAGAAAGAATTGAGTACAAAAAGTCTTAA
- the VPS29 gene encoding vacuolar protein sorting-associated protein 29 isoform X1 — translation MQPQGSAFRTIVCLRRRRSGRLAPAWFRERERARRRCGSAAPSRMLVLVLGDLHIPHRCNSLPAKFKKLLVPGKIQHILCTGNLCTKDTYDYLKTLAGDVHVVRGDFDENLNYPEQKVVTVGQFKIGLIHGHQVIPWGDMASLALLQRQFDVDILISGHTHKFEAFEHENKFYINPGSATGAYHALENNIIPSFVLMDIQASTVVTYVYQLIGDDVKVERIEYKKS, via the exons ATGCAGCCGCAGGGAAGCGCGTTCCGGACTATTGTGTGCCTTCGGAGACGCCGTAGCGGGAGGCTGGCGCCGGCGTGGTTCCGGGAGCGGGAGCGGGCGCGGCGGCGGTGCGGGAGCGCGGCGCCGAGCAGGATG TTGGTGTTAGTTTTAGGAGATCTTCACATTCCCCACCGATGCAACAGCCTGCCAGCCAAATTCAAAAAGCTCCTGGTTCCAGGAAAGATCCAACACATCCTCTGCACAGGAAACCTCTGCACCAAGGACACCTATGACTACCTCAAGACCCTGGCTGGGGACGTTCACGTTGTCAGAGGGGACTTTGATGAG aacCTGAATTATCCTGAACAGAAAGTTGTAACTGTTGGACAGTTCAAAATTGGGCTGATTCATGGCCATCAGGTTATTCCTTGGGGTGATATGGCCAGCCTGGCACTGCTACAAAGGCAGTTTGATGTGGACATCCTAATTTCGGGACATACACACAAATTTGAGGCATTTGAACATGAAAACAAGTTCTATATCAACCCAGGATCAGCTACAGGAGCCTATCATGCCTTAGAGAA caACATCATTCCTTCATTTGTGCTGATGGACATCCAGGCTTCTACAGTAGTTACATATGTCTATCAGCTAATTGGAGATGATGTGAAAGTAGAAAGAATTGAGTACAAAAAGTCTTAA
- the RAD9B gene encoding cell cycle checkpoint control protein RAD9B translates to MECVVAGAHLRVFGRAVHAIARVSDEFWFDPTEKGLALRSVNSSRSAYAYVFFSSMFFQRYCWTALPQPCQKGKQLSLSCKLIIKSVLPIFRCVSVLERNVEKCSISTNTTGHHVTFQLLCKHGVVKTYNLTFQECDPLQAVFAKHMCPNILKVHSRLLADVMIHFPTSQEEVTLAVTPVQVCFKSYTEEDRDFSKTMLTEIQLSPEEFDYFQVGVDSDVTFCLKDLRGLITFSDAAGAPVSIHFHGSGKPIAFSMEDVVLEASFILATLSEAEEPSRGLSPRQDSLKGHLGKPERAPVGKDREAAASRKALWGGNAPGTVTPASPAAKGEVQHRARVTPRGAAGTAVSAARGAEAAEPRCQEFHSLFFGAVSCKKDATSQSFHSLVTASDTEEDAGGVQSSQVL, encoded by the exons ATGGAGTGCGTGGTGGCCGGGGCTCACCTCCGAG TGTTTGGAAGAGCAGTCCACGCCATAGCACGTGTTAGTGACGAGTTTTGGTTTGACCCCACTGAAAAAGGT CTTGCCTTAAGATCAGTGAATTCCTCAAGGTCAGCATATGCTTATGTCTTCTTCTCATCCATGTTTTTTCAACGTTACTGCTggacagctctgcctcagccatGTCAGAAGGGAAAACAGTTATCCCTCTCATGTAAACTGATAATTAAG TCAGTTCTCCCTATATTCAGATGTGTAAGTGTGCTGGAAAGGAACGTGGAGAAATGCAGCATTTCCACAAACACCACTGGCCACCACGTAACTTTTCAGCTCCTCTGCAAACATG GTGTCGTGAAAACCTACAACCTGACCTTTCAGGAGTGTGATCCATTGCAGGCTGTTTTTGCAAAGCACATGTGTCCCAACATACTTAAAGTCCACTCCAG GCTGCTGGCTGATGTAATGATTCACTTTCCGACCAGTCAAGAAGAAGTAACCTTGGCAGTTACTCCAGTGCAAGTTTGTTTCAAGAGTTACACCGAGGAGGACAGGG ATTTTTCAAAGACCATGCTTACTGAAATCCAGCTCAGCCCAGAGGAGTTTGACTACTTTCAGGTTGGAGTAGATTCTGATGTGACCTTTTGCCTTAAAGATTTGAGG GGCCTGATCACCTTTTCAGACGCCGCCGGTGCTCCCGTCTCCATCCACTTCCACGGATCTGGGAA GCCAATTGCTTTCAGCATGGAAGATGTGGTGCTGGAAGCCAGCTTCATCTTGGCCACGCTGTCGGAGGCCGAGGAGCCGTCCCGGGGCCTTTCCCCGCGGCAGGACAG CCTGAAGGGACACCTGGGCAAACCCGAGAGAGCCCCGGTGGGTAAGGacagagaagcagctgcttCCAGAAAGGCCCTGTGGGGTGGGAATGCCCCAGGCACAGTGACACCTGCGAGCCCTGCAGCCAAAGGAGAGGTTCAACACAGGGCCAGAGTCACCCCCAGAGGGGCAGCGGGCACGGCTGTGAGCGCGGCGCGGGGGGCAGAGGCGGCAGAGCCCCGCTGCCAGGAG tttcattccTTGTTTTTTGGAGCAGTCTCTTGTAAGAAGGACGCCACCAGTCAGAGCTTCCACAGCTTAGTGACTGCTAGTGACACTGAAGAGGATGCTGGTGGTGTGCAGAGCTCCCAGGTGCTGTAG